One Oceanithermus desulfurans DNA segment encodes these proteins:
- a CDS encoding MFS transporter yields the protein MLKVLQNPDFARLFISNFISEVGSQIYRVAIPVWAYTQTDSALTAAMVIAAQFFAKMVVGPLLSPLPDLYDRRQLMFWSEALSAVAVALLPLFFMESVAGWVLVALLLGVLQSIGDPAVNTVVPELVGEEDLDAANSLIELPRRSLEMIFMGIAGVLVGLLGAYTAFWIDAVSFALSALVLLSLRPLPAPGDGMGKSGYWGMVAGGLRYVLSNPVTRYVIGVLAPAAMFGAIDATVPPVLATQVFAGGDDKLGSMYYGFMEAFFATGAVLGLLAVTTVTKRFSRPLAFLGGLAVFGVAELLIGVFEFWWPVLVFQAVMGFANQIFIVPARSLIQLGVEPRFLGRVMAAWGAVMGGAALVGMMLGGFLAQFFGPQAAFIIGGGGVLAAALFGLVRGVPKV from the coding sequence ACAAAACCCAGACTTCGCACGTCTGTTTATCTCGAACTTTATCTCCGAGGTCGGTAGCCAGATCTACCGCGTCGCCATACCGGTCTGGGCCTACACCCAGACCGATTCGGCGCTCACCGCGGCCATGGTCATCGCCGCGCAGTTTTTTGCCAAGATGGTCGTGGGGCCGTTGCTATCGCCGCTGCCCGACCTCTACGACCGCCGGCAGCTGATGTTCTGGTCGGAGGCGCTTTCGGCGGTGGCGGTGGCCTTGCTGCCGCTCTTTTTCATGGAAAGCGTCGCGGGCTGGGTCCTCGTCGCCCTGCTGCTCGGGGTGCTGCAGTCGATCGGCGATCCCGCGGTGAACACCGTGGTCCCGGAGCTGGTGGGCGAGGAGGACCTGGACGCGGCCAACAGCCTCATCGAGCTGCCCCGCCGCTCGCTGGAGATGATCTTCATGGGCATCGCGGGCGTCCTCGTGGGGCTGCTCGGCGCCTACACCGCCTTCTGGATCGACGCGGTCTCGTTCGCCCTGTCGGCGCTGGTGCTGCTGAGCCTGCGGCCGCTGCCGGCTCCGGGCGACGGCATGGGGAAGAGCGGCTACTGGGGGATGGTGGCCGGCGGGCTGCGCTACGTTCTCAGCAACCCGGTGACCCGCTACGTGATCGGCGTGCTGGCCCCGGCCGCGATGTTCGGGGCGATCGACGCCACGGTGCCGCCGGTGCTGGCCACCCAGGTCTTCGCCGGAGGGGACGACAAGCTGGGTTCGATGTACTACGGCTTCATGGAGGCCTTCTTCGCCACCGGCGCCGTCCTCGGTCTGCTGGCGGTCACGACGGTTACAAAGCGGTTTTCCCGGCCGCTGGCCTTTCTGGGCGGCCTCGCCGTCTTCGGGGTGGCCGAGTTGCTGATCGGCGTCTTCGAGTTCTGGTGGCCGGTGCTCGTCTTCCAGGCGGTCATGGGTTTCGCCAACCAGATCTTCATCGTCCCCGCGCGCTCGCTGATCCAGCTGGGCGTGGAGCCGCGTTTTCTGGGCCGGGTGATGGCCGCCTGGGGGGCGGTGATGGGGGGCGCGGCCCTGGTGGGCATGATGCTGGGCGGCTTCCTGGCCCAGTTCTTCGGGCCCCAGGCGGCCTTCATCATCGGCGGCGGCGGCGTCCTCGCTGCGGCGCTGTTCGGCCTGGTGCGCGGGGTTCCCAAGGTGTGA